In the Haloferula helveola genome, one interval contains:
- a CDS encoding L,D-transpeptidase family protein has protein sequence MKLAILVSLPVLAALLPSCTPLSDQPAMRAERVMYEWHDDYGPGKVKVNIDLGEQRATYTRGGRPIGWSYVATGIEGRRTPSGTFRISEKIVDKYSNRYGWIEDEFGNVVNGDATPGTRVPPGCTYVAAPMPYWMRLTDWGIGMHAGLIPEPGEPASHGCIRLPKPFAPMLFEAVDVGTPVHITH, from the coding sequence ATGAAGCTCGCCATCCTTGTCTCCCTCCCGGTATTGGCTGCACTGCTCCCGTCCTGCACGCCTCTGAGCGACCAGCCGGCGATGCGTGCGGAGCGGGTCATGTACGAATGGCACGACGACTACGGCCCGGGGAAAGTGAAGGTGAACATCGACCTCGGCGAACAGCGGGCGACCTACACCCGCGGCGGACGACCGATCGGCTGGTCCTATGTGGCGACCGGCATTGAAGGCCGCAGGACTCCGTCCGGCACCTTCCGCATTTCCGAGAAGATCGTGGACAAGTACTCGAACCGCTACGGCTGGATCGAGGACGAGTTCGGCAATGTCGTGAACGGCGATGCGACTCCCGGCACCCGCGTCCCGCCGGGCTGCACCTACGTCGCGGCCCCGATGCCCTACTGGATGCGCCTCACCGACTGGGGCATCGGCATGCACGCCGGCCTGATCCCCGAGCCCGGCGAGCCTGCCTCCCACGGCTGCATCCGCCTGCCCAAGCCTTTTGCCCCGATGCTTTTCGAAGCCGTCGACGTCGGCACCCCGGTCCACATCACCCACTGA
- a CDS encoding peroxiredoxin-like family protein has translation MKAIITCLLAGTSCLFAQTLQDQLDARSAEAAKNGNPEVRKEFAKGIEAVAESGILDKAVDVGDKAPDFTLKNAKGDAVTLSHLLKEGPVVLTWYRGGWCPYCNIALVAMQEKLPEFKKAGAQLVALSPELPDKTLSTAEKNKLEFEVLTDLNHKVAKEYGIAFELTPKVRELYKQFFDLTEFNGADAGDGTLPLAATYVIDTDGTVRWAFLDADYRKRAEPDDIVAAARKLQE, from the coding sequence ATGAAAGCCATCATCACCTGCCTGCTCGCCGGCACCTCCTGCCTATTCGCCCAGACACTCCAGGACCAGCTCGACGCCCGCTCTGCGGAAGCCGCCAAGAACGGCAACCCGGAGGTCCGCAAGGAATTCGCGAAGGGTATCGAGGCCGTTGCTGAGTCCGGGATCCTCGACAAGGCCGTCGATGTTGGTGACAAGGCGCCCGACTTCACCCTGAAGAATGCAAAAGGCGACGCGGTCACCCTTTCCCACCTGCTCAAGGAAGGACCGGTGGTCCTGACCTGGTATCGCGGCGGCTGGTGCCCGTACTGCAACATCGCGCTGGTCGCGATGCAGGAGAAGCTCCCGGAGTTCAAGAAAGCCGGCGCCCAGCTGGTGGCGCTGAGCCCGGAACTCCCGGACAAAACGCTCAGCACGGCCGAGAAGAACAAGCTCGAGTTCGAGGTGCTGACCGACCTCAACCACAAGGTTGCGAAGGAGTACGGCATCGCCTTCGAACTCACCCCGAAAGTCCGTGAGCTCTACAAGCAGTTCTTCGACCTCACCGAATTCAACGGTGCGGATGCGGGCGACGGCACCCTGCCACTCGCGGCGACTTACGTGATCGACACCGACGGCACCGTCCGCTGGGCCTTTCTCGACGCCGACTATCGCAAGCGCGCCGAGCCCGACGACATCGTCGCCGCGGCACGGAAACTGCAGGAATGA